In Polynucleobacter sp. TUM22923, one genomic interval encodes:
- the fdx gene encoding ISC system 2Fe-2S type ferredoxin, producing MTQIVVLPHSEYCPEGTVLEVTPGTSICEALLENHIPIEHACDMVCACTTCHVIVKEGYQSLNTPDENEEDLLDRAWGLKPQSRLSCQAIVARENLVIEIPKYTINHAKENH from the coding sequence ATGACCCAGATTGTTGTTTTACCTCATAGTGAATATTGTCCCGAAGGTACGGTGCTCGAAGTAACTCCTGGCACGTCGATTTGCGAGGCTTTACTAGAAAACCATATCCCGATTGAGCATGCTTGCGATATGGTGTGTGCTTGCACTACGTGCCACGTCATTGTGAAAGAGGGCTATCAAAGCCTTAACACGCCGGATGAAAACGAAGAGGACTTGCTCGATCGTGCGTGGGGGCTTAAGCCTCAATCTCGTCTTTCTTGTCAGGCCATTGTGGCTCGTGAGAATCTGGTAATTGAGATACCGAAATACACCATCAATCATGCCAAAGAGAATCATTAA
- the iscA gene encoding iron-sulfur cluster assembly protein IscA, producing the protein MAITLTDKAAKHVQRNLDKRGKGCGLRLGVRTTGCSGLAYQLEYVDDAAPEDTRFESNGIVIFVDPKSLAYLDGTELDFVREGLNEGFKFQNPNMKDECGCGESFRV; encoded by the coding sequence ATGGCTATTACCCTTACCGACAAAGCAGCAAAGCATGTTCAGCGTAATTTAGATAAGCGCGGAAAAGGCTGCGGCTTACGTTTGGGTGTTCGCACTACTGGATGCTCGGGCTTGGCTTACCAGCTCGAATATGTCGATGATGCCGCTCCAGAAGATACTCGATTTGAGTCTAATGGAATTGTGATTTTTGTCGACCCAAAGAGCTTGGCTTATCTAGATGGTACCGAACTGGATTTTGTGCGTGAGGGCCTGAATGAAGGCTTCAAGTTCCAAAATCCAAATATGAAAGACGAGTGTGGTTGTGGCGAATCCTTCCGCGTCTGA
- the hscA gene encoding Fe-S protein assembly chaperone HscA yields the protein MALLQISEPGKSLAPHQRRIAVGIDLGTTNSLVAIVRDALPKVLPDAEGRELLPSVVRYLPNGRTQAGFEALESIVSDPKNTIASVKRFMGRGIMDVENIESAPYDFVDEPGMLKLRTVAGDKSPIEVSAEILARLRQLAEDSVNDEIVGAVITVPAYFDDAQRQATKDAAKLAGIEVLRLLNEPTAAAIAYGLDNASEGIYAVYDLGGGTFDISILKMSRGVFEVLSTGGDSALGGDDFDHRLYCWVIEQANLAPLSIQDHRKLLLSCKHAKELLSHNPLAHVHEILVDGTVVNVGISQAQIFEITQHLVNKTLVAVKKALRDAGLKAEEVKGVVMVGGATRMPHVQRAVGELFGSKPLNNLNPDQVVALGAAMQADLLAGNQSKDDEWLLLDVIPLSLGIEMMGGLVEKIIPRNTPIPVARAQDFTTFKDGQTALAVQVVQGERELAQDCRSLAKFELRGIPAMAAGAARIRVTFQVDADGLLSVSAMEQGSGVQASIDIKPSYGLTDAEIARMLKDGFASAKIDLLARSLREEQVNAQRLLDAVQTALDSDRALLSSEEQIVVDQEMRNLQKILQDETDSAVLRKAVDHAAKASDEFAQRRMNASIKRALAGKNVAEI from the coding sequence ATGGCCCTATTACAAATTTCTGAACCCGGTAAATCACTTGCTCCGCATCAGCGTCGTATTGCAGTAGGCATTGATTTGGGTACTACCAATTCTTTGGTGGCAATAGTGCGCGACGCTTTGCCTAAAGTGCTTCCTGATGCAGAAGGGCGAGAGCTACTTCCTTCGGTAGTGCGCTATTTACCCAATGGCCGAACTCAAGCTGGCTTCGAGGCGCTCGAGAGCATTGTCTCTGATCCTAAAAATACCATTGCATCGGTTAAGCGTTTTATGGGTCGAGGCATCATGGATGTCGAGAATATTGAAAGCGCACCTTACGACTTTGTCGATGAGCCTGGCATGTTGAAATTGAGAACCGTGGCTGGCGATAAGAGTCCGATTGAGGTCTCGGCAGAAATTTTAGCGCGCTTGCGTCAGCTAGCAGAAGATTCTGTCAATGATGAAATTGTTGGCGCTGTGATTACCGTGCCGGCTTACTTTGATGATGCTCAGCGTCAAGCCACTAAAGATGCAGCTAAGTTAGCGGGTATTGAAGTCTTGCGCTTACTCAACGAGCCTACTGCTGCAGCAATTGCATATGGTCTAGATAATGCATCTGAGGGTATTTATGCGGTATACGATTTAGGCGGCGGTACCTTTGATATCTCCATTCTGAAAATGAGTAGAGGGGTATTTGAAGTGCTCTCTACTGGTGGAGACTCTGCTTTAGGGGGTGATGACTTTGATCATCGTCTATATTGCTGGGTTATTGAGCAGGCTAATCTAGCGCCTCTGAGTATTCAGGATCATCGTAAACTTTTGCTGTCTTGTAAGCATGCTAAAGAATTGCTCAGCCATAATCCATTAGCGCACGTTCATGAAATACTCGTGGATGGAACAGTTGTTAATGTGGGTATTAGTCAGGCCCAAATCTTTGAGATCACTCAACATTTAGTTAATAAGACGCTGGTGGCAGTAAAAAAGGCATTGCGTGACGCCGGCCTAAAAGCAGAAGAAGTTAAAGGCGTAGTGATGGTCGGTGGCGCAACTCGTATGCCTCATGTGCAACGTGCTGTCGGCGAACTTTTTGGCAGTAAGCCACTCAATAATTTAAATCCTGATCAGGTGGTTGCATTAGGCGCTGCTATGCAGGCTGATTTGCTTGCTGGTAATCAAAGTAAGGATGACGAGTGGCTCTTATTGGATGTCATTCCCCTTTCTCTTGGTATTGAGATGATGGGTGGCTTAGTAGAAAAAATCATTCCACGCAACACCCCCATACCAGTCGCACGCGCACAGGATTTCACGACCTTTAAAGATGGACAAACTGCTTTAGCTGTTCAGGTAGTTCAAGGTGAGCGTGAGCTTGCGCAAGACTGCCGCTCCTTAGCGAAGTTTGAGTTGCGCGGTATTCCGGCAATGGCTGCTGGCGCTGCTCGTATTCGGGTGACATTTCAAGTCGACGCAGATGGCCTATTATCTGTCAGTGCAATGGAGCAGGGATCAGGTGTCCAAGCCTCCATTGATATTAAGCCTTCTTATGGTTTAACGGATGCAGAAATTGCTCGTATGCTGAAGGATGGATTTGCTTCTGCAAAAATCGATCTTCTGGCAAGATCTTTGCGTGAAGAGCAAGTGAATGCGCAGCGTTTATTGGATGCCGTGCAAACAGCACTCGACTCTGATCGCGCGCTACTCAGTTCCGAAGAGCAGATTGTTGTTGATCAAGAGATGCGCAATCTCCAAAAAATTCTTCAAGATGAAACCGACAGTGCAGTTCTCAGAAAAGCAGTAGATCATGCCGCAAAAGCGAGCGATGAGTTTGCCCAGAGGCGCATGAACGCGAGTATTAAGCGAGCTCTAGCTGGTAAGAATGTTGCTGAAATTTAA
- a CDS encoding DUF3300 domain-containing protein — protein MKTQLKIGCSIACAVFLVACANNGDPYSQTTPFPQSYTQSTAYDSAPQRISSAQLQSLVSPIALYPDSLLSLMLLASTYPLEVAEAYNWRRGNSGLSGSALQNALKAQSWNDSVKSLISFPQAFNMMGSQLQWTQNLGNAYKLQAADTMQAVQVLRKRATQAGTLKSNQQMTVSVDASSNILILPANAQVVYVPSYNPTVVYGAWPYPEYPPYPAYNPAWGAMSFGLGLAVGESFWSTPSWSNGTINVNNTNASTRSSRGVIGPSSIQNQQRLLSDWKNNATPQDRQDVKSAGQKANTAFQKDATPQERAQANQLNQEARNDQQRDRANPNNDREAAQENMMRDQARNDRFADSRYGSRGGFGGGHMGGFRR, from the coding sequence ATGAAGACTCAACTCAAAATAGGATGTTCGATTGCTTGCGCAGTTTTTCTAGTGGCCTGCGCTAATAATGGCGATCCTTACTCTCAGACCACCCCTTTTCCTCAGAGTTATACGCAGAGCACTGCCTATGACAGTGCTCCACAGCGGATATCCTCCGCCCAATTGCAGTCACTCGTTTCTCCCATTGCACTTTACCCAGATTCATTGCTGTCGTTAATGCTGCTTGCGTCTACTTATCCGCTTGAGGTAGCTGAAGCCTACAACTGGCGCAGAGGAAACTCTGGCTTAAGCGGCTCAGCATTGCAAAATGCCTTAAAAGCGCAGTCATGGAACGATAGTGTCAAATCTTTGATCTCCTTTCCACAGGCCTTTAATATGATGGGGAGTCAATTGCAGTGGACTCAGAATCTCGGTAATGCCTATAAATTACAAGCTGCAGACACAATGCAAGCTGTTCAGGTTTTACGTAAACGCGCTACTCAAGCAGGAACTTTGAAATCGAATCAGCAGATGACTGTTAGTGTAGACGCTAGCAGTAATATTTTGATTCTTCCTGCTAATGCACAAGTGGTGTATGTGCCAAGCTATAACCCCACAGTAGTCTATGGTGCCTGGCCCTATCCTGAATATCCACCTTATCCTGCTTACAACCCAGCATGGGGTGCAATGTCTTTTGGCTTGGGTCTTGCTGTAGGTGAGTCATTTTGGTCTACACCAAGTTGGTCTAATGGCACGATTAATGTCAATAACACCAACGCATCTACAAGGTCCTCCAGGGGTGTAATTGGGCCAAGCAGCATTCAGAATCAACAGCGCCTACTGAGTGATTGGAAAAATAACGCCACTCCTCAGGATCGACAAGATGTGAAGTCAGCAGGGCAGAAGGCTAATACCGCATTTCAAAAAGATGCAACGCCCCAAGAGCGCGCTCAAGCAAATCAGCTCAATCAAGAGGCGCGCAACGATCAGCAGCGGGATAGAGCAAATCCAAATAATGATCGAGAAGCTGCACAAGAAAATATGATGAGAGATCAGGCTCGGAATGATCGCTTTGCCGATAGTCGATATGGCAGCCGAGGTGGATTTGGTGGCGGTCACATGGGTGGATTTAGGCGCTAA
- the uvrB gene encoding excinuclease ABC subunit UvrB yields the protein MIAEMPPKYPKKSSLETESAIAPKAQSTIQADPLGEAGHDLDPAKFVSFPDSPFHLYQPFPPAGDQPAAIDALVAGIEDGLTFQTLLGVTGSGKTFTMANVIARTGRPAIIFAPNKTLAAQLYSEFREFFPKNAVEYFVSYYDYYQPEAYVPTRDLFIEKDSSINEHIEQMRLSATKSLLERRDVIIVSTVSAIYGIGNPGDYHSMVMTLRPGDKMSQRDILMRLIAMQYDRNEMDFKRGVFRVRGDTIDIFPAEHNELAVRVELFDDEIESLQFFDPLTGKIRQKIPRFTVYPSSHYVTPRDTVLKAIETIKVELRLRLDEFVKDGKLVEAQRLEQRTRFDLEMLNELGFCKGIENYSRHLSGAMPGEAPPTLVDYLPNDALMFLDESHVLIGQLNAMYNGDKSRKQTLVEFGFRLPSAMDNRPLKFSEFETKMRQTMFVSATPADYENTHTGQVVEQVARPTGLVDPQIEVLPASTQVDDLLGQIHERVKVHERVLVTVLTKRMAEQLTDYLSDHGVKVRYVHSDIDTVERVEILRDLRLGVFDVLVGINLLREGLDIPEVSLVAILDADKEGFLRSERSLIQTIGRAARNVRGKAILYADRITNSMQRAMDETDRRRTKQEAFNKANGIVPRGVKKRIKDIIDGVYDVKEKRTEMQVEQERAHYEDMTQKDLSSEIKRLEKQMNTEAKNLEFEKAASTRDRLTKVKEMAFGARSRDSV from the coding sequence ATGATAGCTGAGATGCCCCCAAAGTACCCTAAAAAATCCTCCTTAGAGACAGAAAGTGCGATAGCCCCCAAAGCCCAATCCACCATACAAGCTGACCCCTTAGGTGAAGCAGGTCACGATCTCGATCCTGCAAAGTTCGTTTCCTTCCCTGATTCCCCTTTTCATCTGTACCAGCCGTTTCCGCCCGCAGGCGATCAGCCGGCCGCAATCGATGCACTGGTGGCTGGAATAGAGGATGGTCTGACCTTTCAAACGCTGCTGGGCGTTACGGGCTCGGGTAAAACCTTCACGATGGCCAATGTGATCGCCAGAACAGGTCGACCTGCCATTATTTTTGCTCCAAATAAGACTTTAGCTGCGCAGCTCTATAGTGAGTTTCGGGAATTCTTTCCTAAGAATGCAGTCGAGTACTTTGTCAGCTATTACGATTATTACCAGCCTGAGGCTTACGTTCCTACGCGCGATTTATTTATTGAAAAGGACTCGTCCATCAATGAACATATTGAGCAAATGCGACTCTCGGCCACAAAGAGTTTATTAGAGCGTCGCGACGTCATTATTGTTTCAACCGTATCGGCAATTTACGGCATTGGTAACCCGGGCGACTATCACAGCATGGTGATGACATTGCGTCCCGGTGACAAGATGAGTCAGCGCGATATTTTGATGCGTTTAATTGCCATGCAATACGATCGAAATGAAATGGACTTTAAGCGGGGTGTATTTCGAGTGCGTGGCGATACGATTGATATCTTCCCAGCCGAACATAATGAGTTAGCTGTCCGGGTTGAGTTATTTGATGATGAAATCGAAAGTTTGCAATTTTTTGATCCGTTGACAGGCAAAATTCGTCAAAAAATTCCACGCTTTACGGTCTATCCAAGTTCGCACTACGTGACCCCTCGCGATACTGTCTTAAAAGCCATCGAGACAATCAAGGTTGAATTACGACTTCGCTTAGATGAGTTTGTGAAAGATGGCAAGCTTGTAGAGGCGCAACGTCTTGAGCAGCGCACTCGTTTTGATTTAGAAATGCTCAATGAGCTTGGCTTTTGTAAAGGAATTGAAAATTATTCCCGTCACCTGTCAGGGGCCATGCCAGGTGAGGCGCCGCCGACGTTAGTAGACTATCTGCCTAATGATGCACTGATGTTCTTGGATGAGAGTCATGTACTTATTGGACAGCTTAATGCAATGTACAACGGTGATAAATCACGTAAACAAACCTTAGTTGAATTTGGATTTCGGCTGCCATCAGCAATGGATAACCGGCCGCTGAAATTTTCTGAATTTGAAACCAAAATGCGTCAGACCATGTTTGTATCAGCTACCCCAGCAGATTATGAAAATACGCATACTGGACAAGTGGTTGAGCAAGTAGCAAGACCGACTGGATTAGTAGACCCTCAAATTGAAGTTTTACCCGCTAGTACGCAGGTAGATGATTTGCTTGGGCAAATTCATGAACGAGTGAAGGTGCATGAGCGGGTGTTGGTTACGGTCTTAACGAAGCGAATGGCAGAGCAGTTAACCGACTACTTATCAGATCATGGCGTGAAGGTGCGCTATGTGCACTCCGATATTGATACTGTTGAGCGTGTAGAAATTCTGCGCGATTTACGTTTGGGTGTGTTTGATGTTTTGGTGGGAATTAATTTACTACGAGAAGGTTTAGATATTCCTGAGGTTTCTCTCGTCGCCATTTTAGACGCCGACAAGGAAGGTTTCCTACGTTCTGAGCGCAGCTTAATCCAGACGATTGGACGGGCAGCGCGCAACGTTCGCGGCAAGGCTATTCTGTATGCCGACCGCATTACCAATTCTATGCAACGCGCTATGGATGAGACCGACCGTCGCAGAACAAAGCAGGAGGCTTTTAATAAAGCGAATGGCATTGTTCCTCGCGGGGTTAAGAAGCGCATCAAAGACATCATTGACGGCGTTTATGACGTAAAAGAGAAGCGTACAGAAATGCAGGTAGAGCAAGAGCGCGCGCACTACGAGGATATGACCCAAAAAGATCTTTCCAGTGAAATCAAGCGCTTAGAGAAGCAAATGAACACTGAGGCCAAAAATCTTGAGTTTGAAAAGGCGGCCAGTACTCGAGATCGCCTGACCAAAGTTAAGGAGATGGCTTTTGGCGCCAGATCTAGGGATAGTGTCTAA
- a CDS encoding IscS subfamily cysteine desulfurase has translation MFSPKHFPVYMDYSSTTPIDPRVVDKMMPFLREQFGNAASRSHAYGWAAEEAVEWARSEVAQLVHADPREIVWTSGATESINLALKGAAHFYKDRGNHIITVKTEHKATLDTCRDLEREGFEVTYLDVLPNGLIDFEQLKAAMKPGTILTSVMYVNNEIGVIQDIPAIGELCRERGVILHVDAAQATGKVEIDLENTKVDLMSFSAHKSYGPKGMGALFVRRKPRIRIESQIHGGGHERGMRSGTLAVHQIVGMGEAFRFARIEMAEENKRIRALRDRLLAGLKDIEEVYVNGDMDTRVPHNLNISFNYVEGESMLMALKDLAISSGSACTSASLEPSYVLRALGRNDELAHSSIRFTLGRFTTEEEVDFTIKLVKEKIAKLRELSPLWEMFKDGIDISTIQWAAH, from the coding sequence ATGTTTAGTCCAAAACACTTTCCTGTGTACATGGACTACTCCTCAACCACTCCAATCGATCCCCGTGTCGTGGACAAGATGATGCCTTTTCTGCGCGAGCAGTTTGGTAACGCAGCATCCCGGAGTCATGCTTATGGCTGGGCAGCGGAAGAGGCCGTTGAATGGGCGCGTTCAGAAGTGGCCCAATTGGTACACGCCGATCCACGAGAAATCGTATGGACTAGTGGTGCCACTGAAAGTATTAATTTGGCATTGAAAGGCGCTGCTCACTTTTACAAAGATCGCGGCAATCACATCATTACCGTCAAGACTGAGCACAAGGCCACACTAGACACTTGCCGCGACTTAGAGCGCGAAGGTTTCGAGGTGACCTATTTAGACGTGCTGCCTAATGGCTTGATTGACTTTGAGCAACTCAAAGCGGCAATGAAGCCGGGAACTATTTTGACTTCAGTCATGTATGTCAATAACGAAATTGGTGTAATTCAAGACATACCTGCGATTGGTGAGCTCTGCCGTGAGCGTGGCGTTATTTTGCACGTTGATGCAGCGCAGGCTACCGGTAAGGTTGAGATTGATTTAGAAAACACCAAAGTAGATCTAATGAGCTTCTCAGCCCACAAGAGTTATGGTCCAAAGGGAATGGGCGCTTTATTTGTCCGTCGTAAGCCCCGCATCCGGATTGAGTCTCAGATTCATGGTGGTGGTCATGAGCGCGGTATGCGCTCAGGCACTTTGGCGGTGCACCAAATTGTGGGTATGGGCGAAGCCTTCCGTTTTGCTCGTATCGAAATGGCCGAAGAAAATAAACGCATCCGTGCCTTACGCGATCGTTTATTGGCAGGCTTAAAAGATATCGAAGAAGTGTATGTCAACGGCGATATGGATACTCGTGTTCCCCATAATCTCAACATTAGTTTTAACTATGTTGAAGGTGAGTCGATGTTGATGGCGTTGAAAGATTTAGCGATTTCTTCAGGTTCTGCCTGTACCTCCGCTTCCTTAGAGCCTTCTTATGTGTTGCGTGCGCTGGGTCGAAATGATGAGCTGGCACATAGTTCGATTCGCTTTACTTTAGGCCGCTTTACTACAGAAGAAGAAGTGGACTTCACAATTAAGTTGGTGAAAGAGAAGATCGCGAAGTTGAGAGAGCTTTCACCATTGTGGGAAATGTTTAAGGATGGTATTGATATCAGCACCATTCAATGGGCTGCGCATTAA
- a CDS encoding Rap1a/Tai family immunity protein, producing MNKFRMILLVAGMGLLPYSNTFSQVNLPQNDASTQALVELCKETSDIDAQNFCFGFGEGVYQAYLSNLDSKRKPSICFSSKTGTREAILQEFLTWNQTHPQFNQERAAKSLMRFFTERYRCQ from the coding sequence ATGAATAAATTTCGAATGATATTGCTTGTAGCAGGAATGGGGCTATTGCCTTATTCCAATACTTTTTCTCAAGTGAATCTACCTCAGAATGATGCCTCTACTCAGGCTCTGGTAGAGCTTTGTAAAGAGACCAGCGATATAGATGCGCAAAACTTTTGTTTTGGATTCGGGGAGGGCGTTTATCAAGCTTATTTGTCTAATCTTGATTCAAAACGTAAGCCTAGTATTTGTTTCTCGTCAAAGACTGGCACCAGAGAGGCTATTTTGCAGGAGTTTTTGACCTGGAATCAGACTCATCCTCAGTTTAATCAAGAGCGAGCAGCTAAATCATTGATGCGTTTTTTTACAGAGCGGTATCGATGTCAGTAG
- the iscU gene encoding Fe-S cluster assembly scaffold IscU: MAYSDKVIDHYENPRNVGSFEKGDDQVGTGMVGAPACGDVMKLQIRVNDQGVIEDAKFKTYGCGSAIASSSLVTEWVKGKTLDQALEIKNSLIAEELALPPVKIHCSILAEDAIKAAVADYKEKHPVQ; encoded by the coding sequence ATGGCTTATAGCGACAAAGTAATCGACCATTATGAAAACCCCCGTAATGTGGGTTCTTTTGAAAAAGGTGATGACCAGGTTGGTACCGGTATGGTTGGTGCGCCAGCTTGCGGTGACGTCATGAAATTGCAGATCCGCGTGAATGATCAAGGTGTGATTGAGGACGCTAAATTCAAGACCTATGGTTGTGGTTCAGCGATTGCCTCATCCTCTTTGGTAACAGAGTGGGTTAAAGGCAAAACCTTAGACCAAGCTTTAGAGATTAAGAACTCATTGATTGCTGAAGAATTGGCTTTGCCACCAGTAAAAATTCACTGCTCTATTTTGGCGGAAGATGCCATCAAGGCAGCAGTGGCTGATTACAAAGAAAAGCATCCTGTTCAGTAA
- the hscB gene encoding Fe-S protein assembly co-chaperone HscB, whose protein sequence is MANPSASEDYFRFFGVEQQFNIDLAALDQAYLAIQKQVHPDRHARGSDTEQRLAMQMTTFANTAFQTLKHPIQRGLYLCQLHGVDAHLETNTAMPAAFLMKQMAWRESLEESEHDFAALEALTEEVNASKKETLAEIGQAIDGAKNYHRAAELLRGLLFIDKFALELDDAISALA, encoded by the coding sequence GTGGCGAATCCTTCCGCGTCTGAAGATTACTTTCGTTTTTTTGGTGTAGAGCAGCAATTCAATATAGATTTAGCGGCGCTGGATCAGGCCTATCTCGCGATTCAGAAGCAGGTACACCCAGACCGCCATGCTCGTGGTAGCGATACCGAGCAGCGATTGGCTATGCAAATGACAACCTTTGCGAATACCGCCTTTCAAACCCTGAAGCATCCGATTCAGCGTGGTTTGTATCTTTGTCAACTGCATGGAGTGGATGCCCATCTTGAGACAAACACCGCAATGCCAGCGGCTTTTTTGATGAAGCAGATGGCTTGGCGCGAGAGTCTTGAGGAGTCTGAACATGATTTTGCAGCGCTGGAAGCTCTCACTGAAGAAGTAAATGCTTCCAAGAAAGAAACTCTCGCAGAAATTGGGCAGGCAATTGATGGTGCCAAGAATTACCATCGCGCTGCCGAATTACTGAGAGGCCTCCTTTTTATCGATAAGTTTGCGCTTGAGCTAGATGACGCCATCTCCGCTTTAGCATAG
- a CDS encoding Fe-S cluster assembly transcription factor, whose protein sequence is MRLTTKGRFAVTAMIDLALRETHGPVTLAGISQRQKISLSYLEQLFGKLRRFNLVESTRGPGGGYTLARKSNEISVADIIVAVDEPLDATQCGGKGNCQSDEESHGHCMTHDLWTNLNSKMVEYLSSVSLNDLVQQQEGRGAVIQDMRHKKIKVEGVKAQKSAPALSIKKELAPKRPLINSVFNLAKLSN, encoded by the coding sequence ATGAGACTTACAACAAAAGGTCGTTTTGCAGTAACCGCAATGATTGATTTAGCCCTCCGTGAAACGCACGGACCTGTTACTTTGGCCGGAATTAGCCAACGACAGAAGATTTCCCTTTCTTACTTAGAGCAGTTATTCGGTAAATTGCGCCGATTTAACCTCGTCGAGAGTACCCGTGGCCCAGGCGGTGGTTATACCCTAGCCCGCAAGTCCAACGAGATTAGTGTTGCAGACATTATTGTTGCGGTGGATGAGCCGCTCGATGCCACCCAGTGCGGCGGTAAGGGCAATTGCCAGTCTGATGAAGAAAGCCATGGCCACTGCATGACCCATGATCTTTGGACAAATCTGAACTCCAAGATGGTTGAGTATCTCAGTTCGGTATCTTTGAATGATCTTGTTCAACAGCAAGAGGGTCGCGGCGCAGTGATTCAAGACATGCGACACAAGAAAATTAAAGTTGAAGGTGTCAAGGCTCAAAAATCAGCCCCAGCACTTTCAATTAAAAAAGAGCTTGCTCCCAAGCGGCCCCTAATTAATTCTGTTTTTAATTTAGCTAAGCTAAGTAACTAA
- a CDS encoding amino acid aminotransferase: MTLFASVQLAPKDPIFGLTEAYVADQRADKVNLGVGVYYTDEGKVPLLKAVIKAEEAIVAKRSPRGYIPIEGPNPYNSAVQNLLFGADSALIEAGRVVTAECLGGTGALRVGADFIKRLNLNAPCAISNPTWENHRGIFESAGFEVLEYAYFDGETRGVNFDGMVKSLESFPQFTTVLLHACCHNPTGADITEAQWRQVIAICKAKQLIPFLDMAYQGFAEGIEQDGVAVRLFADSGMSFFVSSSFSKSFSLYGERVGALSIVTQSKDECTRVLSQLKRVIRTNYSNPPTHGAAIVAAVLNSPELRQLWENELAQMRDRIKTMRQGLVQKLAAAGVKQDFAFIEKQRGMFSYSGLTAAQVERLQKEDGIYALSTGRICVAALNTHNIDKAAVAIARVLA, from the coding sequence ATGACCTTGTTTGCCTCCGTCCAGCTAGCCCCTAAAGATCCTATTTTTGGCCTTACCGAAGCCTATGTCGCCGATCAACGTGCAGACAAAGTGAACTTAGGTGTGGGCGTGTACTACACCGACGAGGGCAAAGTACCCCTTTTAAAGGCAGTAATTAAGGCGGAAGAGGCGATTGTGGCTAAGCGCTCCCCGCGCGGCTATATCCCAATCGAAGGACCAAATCCTTACAACAGCGCAGTCCAAAACCTCTTGTTTGGCGCTGACTCTGCACTGATTGAAGCGGGTCGTGTCGTGACTGCTGAATGTCTGGGCGGCACGGGTGCATTGCGTGTTGGCGCTGACTTTATTAAGCGCCTGAACCTCAATGCGCCTTGCGCTATCAGCAACCCCACCTGGGAAAACCACCGCGGTATTTTTGAGTCCGCTGGTTTTGAGGTGCTGGAATATGCCTACTTCGACGGAGAGACTCGTGGTGTCAATTTTGATGGCATGGTCAAATCGTTAGAGTCATTCCCACAGTTCACTACCGTGTTACTGCATGCCTGCTGCCATAACCCTACCGGGGCTGACATTACTGAGGCGCAGTGGCGTCAAGTCATTGCTATTTGTAAAGCAAAGCAGCTCATTCCTTTTCTGGATATGGCTTATCAAGGGTTTGCGGAGGGGATCGAGCAGGATGGCGTAGCCGTGCGTTTATTTGCTGACTCTGGCATGTCTTTCTTTGTCTCCAGCTCTTTCTCTAAATCGTTCTCACTCTACGGTGAGCGCGTAGGCGCCCTCTCTATCGTGACTCAAAGCAAAGATGAATGCACTCGCGTTCTATCTCAGTTAAAGCGGGTCATTCGGACGAACTATTCCAATCCCCCAACTCATGGCGCCGCTATTGTGGCGGCCGTGCTCAATTCGCCTGAGTTGCGTCAACTTTGGGAAAATGAGTTAGCCCAGATGCGCGATCGTATTAAAACCATGCGCCAAGGACTGGTGCAAAAACTGGCTGCCGCTGGGGTAAAGCAAGATTTTGCCTTTATCGAAAAGCAGCGTGGCATGTTTTCTTATTCCGGGTTAACTGCCGCACAAGTAGAGCGCTTACAGAAAGAAGATGGGATTTATGCCCTCTCCACAGGTCGTATTTGCGTAGCTGCCCTCAATACTCACAATATTGACAAAGCTGCCGTAGCGATAGCCCGCGTTTTAGCCTAA